The region CGTAGGCCAATGGTCAAGCGAAGAAGACTTAACTAACAAAGCTCAGGCCCTCAGAAAATCTCTTAATTTAGAGGCGCTCCTTTTGACGCGTTCCGAAGAAGGGATGAGTTTATATACTGAGGCTGGTGTGAGCCATGTAAAAGCGCAAGCGCGCGAAGTGTTTGACGTATCCGGCGCTGGCGATACTGTTATTGCTACTCTTGCTGTTGCTGTAGCGGCTAAATGGCCCCTAGAGAAGGCAATGGCTTTGGCTAATCGTGCAGGCGGCATTGTGGTTGGTAAGTTGGGAACCGCAACCATTACTTCTGAGGAATTACAGTGACTATTATCGTAACTGGAGCAGCTGGTTTTATTGGTGCCAATATTGTCCAGGCGCTCAATGCGCGCGGCGAGAAAAATATCATTGCAGTCGACGACTTACGTCCTGCCGATAAATATCGAAATTTAGCTGATTTAGACATTATTGATTATCTTGATAAAGATGAATTTCTAGAGGCATTTAGAAGCGGAAAGCTTGGTAAGATCAAAGCCGTTTTTCATGAGGGTGCTTGTTCAGACACCATGGAAACAGACGGTATTTTCATGATGGCAAATAATTATCGCTACACCATGGATTTACTTGATATCTGCACAGAGCAAAAAGTACAGTTGCTGTATGCCTCTTCAGCGGCCACCTATGGCGGCTCTGATGTCTTTATCGAAAGCCGCGAGCATGAGAAGCCGCTCAATATCTATGGCTACTCTAAGTTTCTGTTTGACCAAGTAATGCGTAAGCGTTTTGCTGAGAACGCAAATACAGCACAAGTAGTGGGCTTTCGGTATTTCAATGTGTATGGCCCACGTGAGTCCCATAAAGGTCGCATGGCATCTGTGGCTTTTCATCAATACCATCAGTACAAGGCTAATGGCCATGTCAAACTGTTTGGTGAGTATGGCGGCTATGGCCCTGGTGAACAAAGCCGTGACTTTGTATCCGTTGAAGACGTAGTCAAAGTCAATTTATTCTTTTTAGACCACCCAGAAATTAGCGGCATCTTTAATTTGGGTAGCGGTCGTGCGCAGCCATTTAACGATGTTGCACATGCAGTAGCAAATGGGATGCGTAAGCTTGACAAGGCAACCCCAGCAACTTTGCAAGAATTGGTTAAAGAAAAAGCCATTGAGTACATTCCATTTCCAGATGCATTAAGAGGAAAATATCAGTGTTTTACCCAAGCAGACCTAACCAAGTTAAGGGCTGCAGGCTATAAAGAGCCCTTCCTGAATGTAGAGCAAGGTGTAGGCCGATACATTGAGTGGCTAGAGGCGAATGCGGGGTTTTTAGCCAATCCTTTAGATAGCAAATAAGACTCATCATGACTAAAGCTCTTTTGGCTTTTGTCATTTGGATTGTTAGTGGCGCAGTAACTGCCCAAGTTTTTGATATTCCGCATGGAGAAGAGGCACCCACTAGGACTTTGTTGGTAAGCACAGCAAAACCTCGCGCATTAGTATTACTTTTTCCTGGAGGTGGCGGTGTTGCGGGAATCTTTGATAACAGCTCAGCAAAGAGTCGACATACTTTTGTACGCTCAATAAACCTATGGGGTCAGTATGGTATTGATGCAGTATTGGTTGATAGCCCATATGATTTAGGGGATCTGCGCAGAGGAAATCTTCGGGGACGCCAGGATCATTTAACTAGGGTTAATGAGGCAGTTTCTTTCTATAAGACAAAACTTCATTTACCTGTTTGGATATTTGGGCACAGTATGGGGACTTCAACAGCCACCTACTATGCAAATAACTTGCCAGTAGGGCAGGAACAGATTGCGGGCATCATTATTGCCGGGACAATTCATACTGCATCTTTAAATAAGGAAGTAAGCCTTCCGGTTTTAGGGATTCATCACGCAAGCGACGGTTGTGCTGGCACTCCATTATCAGCGACTGCTGACATTATCCAAAATAGACCCACTAAATATATCTCTCAGCTCGATGTCATTGAAGGAGGTATTACGGAGGGCAATGTTTGCGATTCCTTTGCCTACCATGGCTTTAATCAAACCGAGCCTGAATTAATCAAACGAGCTGCTCAATTTATATTAAGTCATTAGTGATATGTAAGTCTTTACCGATTTGTTTGTAGCTGCCAGAATTTAGTCAACATAGCTTTAGCTACTTCGTTGTAAACGATCCACGCACACTTTGTGTCCGTGGATTTTTTATTAACCAATGGAGAGTCAATGTTGATGAATATAAATTTAAGTCATGCGAAGAGTTTGGTAGGTACTTTTATTGTTGCGGGAGGTTTAGCGCTCGCTTCTTTGGGTTTTGCAATTGCAGCCCCAATAAATGTCAATACGGCAACCCAAACTGAGTTGGAGAGTATTAAGGGTATTGGGCCATCAAAAGCAAAAACCATTATTGCCGAGCGTTTAGATGGTGGCCATTTTCAAGATGCCAATGACTTGCAAAAAAGAGTCCGAGGTATTGGTATGAAATCGGTGGAAAAGATGGTGGATA is a window of Polynucleobacter asymbioticus QLW-P1DMWA-1 DNA encoding:
- the rfaD gene encoding ADP-glyceromanno-heptose 6-epimerase is translated as MTIIVTGAAGFIGANIVQALNARGEKNIIAVDDLRPADKYRNLADLDIIDYLDKDEFLEAFRSGKLGKIKAVFHEGACSDTMETDGIFMMANNYRYTMDLLDICTEQKVQLLYASSAATYGGSDVFIESREHEKPLNIYGYSKFLFDQVMRKRFAENANTAQVVGFRYFNVYGPRESHKGRMASVAFHQYHQYKANGHVKLFGEYGGYGPGEQSRDFVSVEDVVKVNLFFLDHPEISGIFNLGSGRAQPFNDVAHAVANGMRKLDKATPATLQELVKEKAIEYIPFPDALRGKYQCFTQADLTKLRAAGYKEPFLNVEQGVGRYIEWLEANAGFLANPLDSK
- a CDS encoding alpha/beta fold hydrolase, with product MTKALLAFVIWIVSGAVTAQVFDIPHGEEAPTRTLLVSTAKPRALVLLFPGGGGVAGIFDNSSAKSRHTFVRSINLWGQYGIDAVLVDSPYDLGDLRRGNLRGRQDHLTRVNEAVSFYKTKLHLPVWIFGHSMGTSTATYYANNLPVGQEQIAGIIIAGTIHTASLNKEVSLPVLGIHHASDGCAGTPLSATADIIQNRPTKYISQLDVIEGGITEGNVCDSFAYHGFNQTEPELIKRAAQFILSH
- a CDS encoding ComEA family DNA-binding protein, with the protein product MLMNINLSHAKSLVGTFIVAGGLALASLGFAIAAPINVNTATQTELESIKGIGPSKAKTIIAERLDGGHFQDANDLQKRVRGIGMKSVEKMVDNGLTIEAPSSFREPNGRTKKEGGSAGRRNSRNQAGTRSQPERTGATRRN